The sequence below is a genomic window from Bosea sp. F3-2.
ACTCTACGCGATCACCATCGTCGCGATCTGGAAGGAGGCCGGCTTCTTCATGATCTTCTACCTCGCGGCGCTGCAGGCAATTCCGCCCAGCCTCGGCGAGGCGGCCGCGATCGAAGGCGCCTCGCGCTGGACCTTCTTCCGGCGCATCCAGTTCCCGCTCCTGATGCCGACGACGCTGTTCGTGCTGATCAATGCGGTGATCAACGCCTTCCGCATGGTCGACCACATCGTGGTGATGACGCGCGGCGGCCCGGACAACGCGACCACCCTGCTGCTCTACTACATCTATCAGGTCGGCTTCGGCTTCTGGGATACGGCCTATGCCGCGACGCTGACCTGCGTGCTGCTGGTGCTGCTCGCACTGGTGGCCTTCGTCCAGTACGGCTGGCTCGAACGCAGGACGCACTATCAATGAGCGCCCCGACGCAACCCGTCCCGGCCACGACGCGCACCGACCCCTACGCGCCGAAGGGCCTTTCGCTGACGCTGGAATCGACAGGCGCGATCCTGCTCGCCCTGCTCTGGGTGCTGCCGCTGGCCTATGCCGTCTGGGCCGCGTTCCACCCGACGGAATACACGACGCGCTTCGTGCTGACCGCGCCGCTGACGCTGGAGAATTTCACGCGCGCCTGGGCGGCAGCGCCCTTCGCCCGCTATTTCCTCAACACCTTCATCCTCGTCACCATGATCCTCGCCTTCCAGCTCGTGCTGGGGACGCTCGCGGCCTATGCGCTGGCGCGGCAGGATTTCTGGGGGCGCGACATCGCCTTCGCGCTGATCCTGGCCCAGCTGATGATCATGCCGGACGCGCTAATCGTCGAGAACTACCGGACGCTCGCCAAGGTCAATCTGATCGACACGATTCCCGCGATCGCCCTGCCCTACATCGCCTCCGCCTTCGGCATCTTCCTGCTGCGGCAGACCTTCAAGACCGTGCCGAAGGAGCTCGACGACGCAGCGCGCGTCGAGGGCGCGAACCCGCTGCAGGTCCTGATGAAGGTCTATGTCCCGCTCGCGAAGCCGACCTATATCGCCTATGGCCTCGTCTCGGTCAGCTATCACTGGAACAACTTTCTCTGGCCGCTACTCGTCACCAATTCGGTCGAGTCGCG
It includes:
- a CDS encoding carbohydrate ABC transporter permease, whose translation is MSAPTQPVPATTRTDPYAPKGLSLTLESTGAILLALLWVLPLAYAVWAAFHPTEYTTRFVLTAPLTLENFTRAWAAAPFARYFLNTFILVTMILAFQLVLGTLAAYALARQDFWGRDIAFALILAQLMIMPDALIVENYRTLAKVNLIDTIPAIALPYIASAFGIFLLRQTFKTVPKELDDAARVEGANPLQVLMKVYVPLAKPTYIAYGLVSVSYHWNNFLWPLLVTNSVESRPLTVGLQVFSSADQGIDWAVICAATLMTSAPLLVGFLLFQRQFVQSFMRAGIK